A section of the Thauera chlorobenzoica genome encodes:
- a CDS encoding UvrD-helicase domain-containing protein codes for MTDKTPPATAHAVPRFQPAAFTPTAEQVAIQTNRARHVIAMANAGAAKTTTLALRIAESITRRVAPEHIIVLSFSAEAARVLQQRLVEVGLDPGLARRVRCTTFDDFARDTLRALEGGDTPFLASFEALAPHVRAAVAELHRLNALRQAPRELWLPEHNAQIADFLQIARRLKTQLVRPALEEDETVAMRADALDIAEGVFALYRQLEKERAGDGEACRWRTVFDATYDLACLLTGSDPPPTLPKYRMVIVDELQDMNPASYACLEHLLAQGSAFFTGAGDFDQVIHRWAGAGTNFIRSRFGAGWHSVRRLPLTMTFRHGAAMALATAALKAKEVVSGRDHAARIEVEAYADAGDAARRTVARVLDWQRRSRRLDRCAIILRSPDQSIAIENALLEAGIGVRVEGLESYFLRPEILMLRGVIAFALEDYESIPGAERRLQVLQALELWQELAWATSRIEDLKTAAAQPELFDAFLQGRLLQPQTLADRAAAGLSDDEETQAAHRLLALLARLRREGRHDEADVLLSRQRAAAQAVAETPAQQSARVRLAGALEILRAAPADETADVALERAVAALELERVAQRIFIDPASAAAVSRSIAGFIDAARRSGRPLREFAQWLRQAEERVAELRRRKTVLLCTVEAAKGQEFDAVILPLLEEGAFPLAGCDRSEESNRFYVAATRMRDELTLLVPAEPARLSPFVSAMKIGDAIARARHPPAAPDAARGRG; via the coding sequence ATGACCGACAAGACCCCGCCCGCAACCGCGCATGCCGTACCGCGCTTCCAGCCGGCGGCGTTCACCCCGACCGCCGAGCAGGTTGCGATCCAGACCAACCGCGCCCGCCACGTGATCGCGATGGCGAACGCGGGGGCAGCCAAGACCACGACGCTGGCACTGCGCATCGCCGAGTCGATCACGCGCCGGGTCGCGCCCGAGCACATCATCGTCCTGAGCTTTTCCGCCGAGGCGGCGCGCGTGCTGCAGCAGCGTCTGGTCGAGGTCGGCCTCGACCCCGGGCTCGCCCGGCGCGTGCGGTGCACCACCTTCGATGACTTCGCCCGCGACACGCTGCGTGCGCTGGAGGGCGGCGACACCCCTTTCCTGGCCAGCTTCGAGGCCCTCGCCCCCCATGTCCGCGCCGCCGTCGCCGAGCTGCACCGGCTCAACGCCCTGCGCCAGGCGCCGCGCGAGCTATGGCTGCCGGAACACAACGCGCAGATCGCCGACTTCCTCCAGATCGCCCGCCGGCTCAAGACCCAACTCGTCAGGCCGGCGCTGGAAGAGGACGAAACCGTGGCGATGCGGGCCGACGCGCTCGACATCGCGGAAGGCGTGTTCGCCCTCTACCGCCAGCTCGAAAAGGAGCGCGCCGGCGACGGCGAAGCGTGCCGCTGGCGCACCGTGTTCGACGCCACCTACGACCTCGCCTGCCTGCTGACCGGCAGCGACCCACCCCCCACGCTGCCCAAATACCGCATGGTGATCGTCGATGAACTGCAGGACATGAACCCGGCAAGCTACGCCTGCCTCGAGCACCTGCTCGCCCAGGGCAGTGCCTTCTTCACCGGCGCCGGCGACTTCGACCAGGTCATCCACCGCTGGGCCGGCGCCGGCACGAACTTCATCCGCAGCCGTTTCGGCGCCGGCTGGCACAGCGTCCGGCGCCTGCCGCTGACGATGACCTTCCGCCACGGCGCGGCGATGGCGCTCGCCACCGCCGCCCTCAAGGCGAAGGAGGTCGTGTCCGGCCGCGACCATGCCGCCCGGATCGAGGTCGAGGCCTATGCCGACGCCGGCGATGCCGCCCGGCGCACCGTCGCCCGGGTCCTCGACTGGCAGCGGCGCAGCCGCCGGCTCGACCGCTGCGCGATCATCCTGCGTTCCCCCGACCAGTCGATCGCGATCGAAAACGCCCTCCTCGAAGCCGGCATCGGCGTCCGCGTCGAAGGCCTGGAGAGCTATTTCCTGCGCCCCGAAATCCTCATGCTGCGGGGGGTGATCGCGTTCGCCCTCGAAGACTACGAATCGATTCCGGGAGCGGAGCGGCGCCTGCAGGTCCTCCAGGCGCTGGAGCTGTGGCAGGAACTGGCCTGGGCGACGAGCCGGATCGAGGACCTGAAGACCGCCGCCGCCCAGCCCGAACTGTTCGACGCCTTCCTCCAGGGCCGGCTGCTGCAGCCGCAGACGCTCGCCGACCGCGCCGCCGCCGGACTCTCCGACGACGAGGAGACGCAGGCCGCGCATCGTCTCCTCGCCCTCCTCGCCCGGCTGCGCCGCGAAGGCCGGCACGACGAGGCCGACGTCCTGCTCAGCCGGCAACGCGCCGCGGCGCAGGCCGTCGCCGAAACCCCGGCGCAGCAATCGGCCCGCGTGCGCCTGGCCGGCGCGCTCGAGATTCTGCGCGCCGCGCCGGCCGATGAAACCGCAGACGTGGCGCTGGAACGGGCGGTCGCCGCGCTCGAGCTCGAGCGCGTCGCCCAGCGCATCTTCATCGACCCGGCGAGCGCGGCGGCGGTGAGCCGCTCGATCGCCGGCTTCATCGACGCCGCCCGCCGCAGCGGCCGCCCCTTGCGCGAGTTCGCCCAGTGGCTGCGCCAGGCCGAGGAACGGGTCGCCGAGCTGCGCCGGCGCAAGACCGTGCTGCTCTGCACCGTCGAAGCGGCCAAGGGCCAGGAGTTCGATGCCGTGATCCTGCCCCTGCTCGAAGAGGGCGCGTTTCCGCTCGCCGGCTGCGACCGCAGCGAGGAAAGCAACCGCTTCTACGTCGCCGCAACGCGGATGCGCGACGAGCTCACCCTGCTCGTGCCCGCGGAGCCCGCCAGGCTCAGCCCCTTCGTCAGCGCGATGAAAATCGGCGACGCGATCGCGCGCGCCCGCCACCCGCCCGCTGCGCCGGACGCGGCGCGGGGCCGGGGGTAG
- a CDS encoding ABC transporter transmembrane domain-containing protein, whose product MKPGAGRVSALRGLLPFLRPYRARLALAFALLCLGSGTILVVPLAFRDLIDSGFGTGVAQGRALLGTAGLDGQFLVLFGLATFWAAAVAARYYAVSWVGERVTADLRCAVYARVLGQSPQFFETLQTGEVLSRLTGDTTLIQTVVGSSVSMGLRSLFQFGGGMVMLAVTSAHLFGLIFGLMAVLALPIAAIGRRVRTLSRESQDRIADASALAGEILNAMPTVQAFTQEQYEAQRFAARTETGFRTAVRRTRVRALLAALIIGAVMGTIIFVLWIGARQVQAGTLSLGELGAFVLYAALVAGGAGTLAEVWGDVMRAGGATERLLELLQAESAIRETSAPQPPRRAAQVGIVFDHVGLAYPARPGVRVLDDLCLEIVPGERVALVGPSGAGKTSLFQLLLRYYEVSAGAIRIDGQDIRQLALRELRRGIALVPQEPVIFSASALENIRYGRPAASDEDVLAAARAAAVDEFITRLPEGYATFLGERGTRLSGGQRQRIAIARAILKRARLLLLDEATSALDAESERLVQQGLAAAMEGRTTLIIAHRLATVQQVDRIVVIDHGRIVETGTAADLRRQGGLYARLAALQLAS is encoded by the coding sequence ATGAAGCCGGGTGCGGGGCGCGTTTCCGCGCTGCGCGGGCTGCTCCCCTTCCTGCGCCCCTACCGCGCCCGGCTCGCGCTCGCCTTCGCGCTGCTGTGCCTGGGCTCGGGCACCATCCTGGTGGTGCCGCTGGCGTTTCGCGACCTGATCGACTCCGGCTTCGGCACGGGCGTGGCGCAGGGGCGCGCGCTGCTCGGCACGGCCGGCCTGGACGGCCAGTTCCTCGTCCTGTTCGGGCTCGCCACCTTCTGGGCCGCGGCGGTGGCGGCGCGCTACTACGCGGTGTCGTGGGTCGGCGAGCGGGTCACCGCCGACCTGCGCTGCGCGGTCTACGCGCGGGTGCTGGGGCAGTCGCCGCAGTTCTTCGAGACGCTGCAGACCGGCGAAGTGCTGTCGCGGCTGACCGGCGATACCACGCTGATCCAGACCGTGGTCGGCAGCTCGGTGTCGATGGGGCTGCGCAGCCTGTTCCAGTTCGGCGGCGGGATGGTGATGCTGGCGGTGACCAGCGCACACCTGTTCGGCCTGATCTTCGGCCTGATGGCGGTGCTCGCCCTGCCGATTGCCGCCATCGGCCGGCGGGTGAGGACGCTGTCGCGCGAATCGCAGGACCGCATCGCCGACGCCTCGGCGCTGGCGGGCGAGATTCTCAACGCGATGCCCACGGTGCAGGCCTTCACCCAGGAACAGTACGAAGCGCAGCGCTTCGCCGCGCGCACCGAGACCGGCTTTCGCACTGCGGTGCGGCGCACCCGGGTGCGGGCGTTGCTGGCGGCGCTGATCATCGGCGCGGTGATGGGCACGATCATCTTCGTGCTGTGGATCGGCGCGCGCCAGGTGCAGGCCGGCACTCTCAGCCTCGGCGAGCTCGGCGCCTTCGTCCTGTATGCGGCGCTGGTGGCGGGCGGGGCGGGCACGCTGGCCGAAGTGTGGGGCGACGTGATGCGCGCCGGCGGCGCCACCGAGCGCCTGCTCGAACTGCTGCAGGCCGAGTCGGCGATCCGCGAGACGAGCGCGCCGCAGCCGCCGCGGCGGGCGGCGCAGGTGGGCATCGTCTTCGACCATGTCGGCCTTGCCTATCCGGCACGCCCCGGCGTGCGCGTGCTCGACGACCTCTGCCTGGAGATCGTGCCCGGTGAGCGGGTGGCGCTGGTGGGGCCGTCGGGCGCGGGCAAGACCAGCCTGTTCCAGCTCCTGCTGCGCTACTACGAGGTCTCGGCGGGCGCCATCCGCATCGACGGCCAGGACATCCGCCAGCTCGCGCTGCGCGAGCTGCGCCGCGGCATCGCCCTCGTGCCGCAGGAGCCGGTGATCTTTTCCGCCAGTGCGCTGGAAAACATCCGCTACGGGCGGCCGGCGGCGAGCGACGAAGACGTGCTCGCCGCCGCGCGCGCGGCCGCCGTCGACGAGTTCATCACCCGCCTCCCCGAAGGCTATGCCACCTTCCTCGGCGAGCGCGGGACCCGCCTGTCGGGCGGCCAGCGTCAGCGTATCGCGATCGCCCGCGCGATCCTCAAGCGCGCCCGCCTGCTGCTCCTCGACGAAGCCACCAGCGCGCTCGATGCCGAATCCGAACGCCTCGTGCAGCAGGGACTGGCGGCGGCGATGGAGGGCCGCACCACCCTGATCATCGCTCACCGCCTGGCCACCGTGCAGCAGGTGGACCGCATCGTCGTGATCGACCACGGGCGCATCGTCGAGACCGGCACCGCGGCCGACCTGCGCCGTCAGGGCGGCCTCTACGCGCGCCTCGCGGCGCTGCAGCTGGCATCATGA
- a CDS encoding metallophosphoesterase family protein, whose product MPRFLHTADWQIGKLFGQFEPDEAALLAEERFAAVERLARLAQQHAVDAVLVAGDVFDAQTVADRSVHRLFNAMAGFAGPWLLLPGNHDAALAESVWTRAARLHAIPPNVRVCLEARPVLVEAAGMAVLPAPLTQRNTFNDLTEWFAGADTPPALVRIGFAHGSVQGILAEDIDAANPIAAGRAASARLDYLALGDWHGTRRIDARCWYAGTPETDRFRANDSGRALLVELAAPGALPAVSVLASGRYRWHALSAELQVASDVDRLLAELARFGADDVVQLEVGGRSDLAGHRRLSDALGQARGRTRSLVAELGALQLEPTVADLEGLAADGYLGEVIARLQAAQHGAEPAAAQTARDALVLLAGLLERRAPGAAAAAAAPGGDR is encoded by the coding sequence ATGCCCCGCTTCCTCCACACCGCCGACTGGCAGATCGGCAAGCTGTTCGGCCAGTTCGAGCCCGACGAAGCCGCGCTCCTTGCCGAGGAGCGCTTTGCCGCGGTCGAGCGCCTTGCCCGCCTCGCCCAGCAGCATGCGGTCGATGCGGTGCTGGTGGCGGGCGACGTGTTCGACGCCCAGACCGTCGCCGATCGCAGCGTCCACCGCCTGTTCAACGCGATGGCCGGCTTTGCCGGGCCGTGGCTGCTGCTGCCCGGCAACCACGATGCTGCGCTCGCCGAGTCGGTGTGGACGCGCGCCGCGCGCCTGCACGCGATCCCGCCCAACGTCCGCGTCTGCCTGGAGGCGCGGCCGGTGCTGGTCGAAGCGGCCGGGATGGCGGTGCTGCCGGCGCCGCTGACCCAGCGCAATACCTTCAATGACCTCACCGAGTGGTTCGCCGGCGCCGACACTCCGCCCGCGTTGGTGCGCATCGGTTTCGCCCACGGCAGCGTGCAGGGCATCCTCGCCGAGGACATCGACGCCGCCAACCCGATCGCCGCCGGCCGTGCCGCATCGGCCCGGCTCGACTACCTCGCGCTCGGCGACTGGCACGGCACGCGCCGGATCGATGCCCGCTGCTGGTACGCCGGCACCCCGGAAACCGACCGCTTCCGCGCCAACGATTCGGGCCGGGCGCTCCTCGTCGAGCTTGCCGCGCCCGGCGCGCTGCCCGCGGTCAGCGTGCTCGCCAGCGGGCGCTATCGGTGGCACGCGCTCAGCGCCGAGCTGCAGGTGGCGAGCGACGTCGACCGCCTGCTCGCGGAGCTTGCCCGCTTCGGCGCGGACGACGTGGTCCAGCTCGAGGTCGGCGGCCGCAGCGACCTCGCCGGCCACCGCCGCCTGAGCGATGCGCTCGGCCAGGCCCGGGGGCGCACGCGCAGCCTGGTCGCCGAGCTCGGCGCGCTGCAGCTCGAACCGACCGTCGCCGACCTCGAGGGCCTCGCCGCCGACGGCTATCTGGGCGAAGTCATCGCCCGCTTGCAGGCCGCCCAGCACGGCGCCGAGCCGGCGGCGGCGCAGACCGCGCGCGATGCCCTGGTGCTGCTCGCCGGCCTCCTCGAGCGCCGCGCCCCGGGCGCGGCCGCTGCCGCCGCTGCGCCCGGAGGGGACCGATGA
- a CDS encoding AAA family ATPase has translation MKLTRIRVDQFRQFRRALEIDGLDAGLNLFTGPNEAGKSTLVAAIRAAFFERHRSASVDDLRPWGDPAAAPTVALDFELDGQPCRLVKTFLAKKRCTLQIGGETLDGEEAENRLAALLGFQHAGRGASKAEHWGIPGLLWIEQGGAQALREAVGHAGDHLRGALEGALGEVAASGGDALLATVEAQRAELLTEAGGRPRGAYKEALEAEVALAGELGALDEAIARYRQRVDALAALRAEHAADEAEQPWRAFRAHQQAAAERLAAVREREATLAAARTRAAQVDAQLALLRSQVDGFAREDEAAAARAAALEAARAALDSVRAPLEQWTARRVQAAQALETARAALRAARQAEARDSLAREAAASRTRHAAGAAQLARAEAAHAQVLALQHAVAANELRPADLETLRTQDRALADLRLQQAAAATRLVYVLEPGCSLELDGDTLSGAGERRLLAAASLVLPGLGRLQIAPGGADLAALAARGADLEARQQALLVRLGLGSMDAAERRQLEHARLGGELATAQATLDALAPGGIDALRAEHVRLQARAAEAAQALARLTAPAAAEVAVPAAAVSVADAEAAEAAAAHALAAIQEGLHRAQLAAANGETALAAAARELAAARAQLAAPERARRIAAASAALTDARAEQLTLAARSEALAAEIAAARPDILEQDVDRFRSSAEQLEKRHAERRDQLVRLEIELQSEGAQGLEARRAECARDHARAARRAAELRRRAQALDLLRSLLRDQRRALTRRLQAPLQKHLNRYLQLLFPHACVEIDDNLVPGPLTRPLAGAGGGLETGDFEALSFGAREQMGVLSRLAYADLLAEAGRPTLVILDDALVHSDAERLAQMKRVLFDAATRHQILLFTCHPAAWRDLGVGARSLAALRGLNAVV, from the coding sequence ATGAAGCTCACCCGCATCCGCGTCGACCAGTTCCGCCAGTTCCGCCGCGCGCTCGAAATCGACGGCCTCGATGCCGGCCTGAACCTGTTCACCGGCCCCAACGAGGCGGGCAAGAGCACCCTGGTCGCCGCCATCCGCGCCGCCTTCTTCGAGCGCCACCGCTCCGCCAGCGTGGACGATCTGCGCCCCTGGGGCGATCCCGCCGCCGCGCCCACGGTGGCGCTCGACTTCGAGCTGGACGGCCAGCCCTGCCGGCTGGTGAAGACTTTCCTGGCGAAAAAGCGCTGCACGCTGCAGATCGGGGGTGAGACGCTCGACGGCGAGGAGGCCGAAAACCGCCTCGCTGCGCTACTCGGCTTCCAGCACGCCGGGCGCGGTGCGAGCAAGGCCGAGCACTGGGGCATTCCGGGGCTGCTGTGGATCGAGCAGGGCGGCGCGCAGGCGCTGCGTGAAGCGGTCGGCCACGCCGGCGATCATCTGCGCGGCGCGCTCGAAGGCGCGCTCGGCGAAGTCGCCGCCAGCGGCGGCGACGCCCTGCTTGCCACCGTCGAGGCGCAGCGCGCCGAACTGCTCACCGAAGCCGGCGGCCGTCCGCGCGGCGCCTACAAGGAGGCGCTCGAAGCCGAGGTCGCCCTGGCCGGCGAGCTGGGCGCGCTCGATGAGGCGATCGCCCGCTACCGCCAGCGCGTCGATGCGCTCGCCGCGCTGCGCGCCGAACATGCCGCCGACGAGGCGGAGCAGCCCTGGCGTGCGTTCCGCGCCCATCAGCAGGCGGCCGCCGAGCGCCTGGCGGCCGTCCGCGAGCGCGAGGCGACGCTCGCCGCGGCGCGCACGCGCGCCGCCCAGGTCGATGCCCAGCTCGCCCTGCTGCGCAGCCAGGTGGACGGCTTCGCGCGCGAGGACGAGGCCGCCGCCGCCCGCGCCGCCGCGCTCGAGGCCGCGCGCGCGGCGCTCGACAGCGTCCGCGCGCCGCTCGAACAGTGGACGGCACGGCGCGTCCAGGCCGCGCAGGCGCTGGAGACGGCGCGTGCCGCCCTGCGCGCGGCGCGCCAGGCCGAAGCCCGCGACAGCCTCGCGCGCGAGGCCGCCGCCAGCCGCACCCGCCACGCCGCCGGCGCGGCCCAGCTCGCGCGCGCCGAAGCCGCCCACGCCCAGGTGCTGGCGCTGCAGCATGCGGTGGCGGCGAACGAACTGCGTCCGGCCGATCTCGAGACCCTGCGCACCCAGGACCGCGCGCTCGCCGACCTGCGCCTGCAGCAGGCGGCGGCGGCCACCCGGCTCGTCTATGTGCTGGAGCCGGGGTGCAGCCTCGAACTCGACGGCGACACCCTGAGCGGTGCCGGCGAACGCCGGCTGCTCGCCGCCGCCAGCCTCGTCCTGCCCGGCCTCGGCCGCCTGCAGATCGCTCCCGGCGGCGCCGACCTTGCCGCGCTTGCCGCCCGTGGCGCCGACCTCGAAGCCCGCCAGCAGGCCTTGCTCGTTCGTCTCGGGCTGGGTTCGATGGACGCCGCCGAGCGCCGCCAGCTCGAGCACGCGCGCCTCGGCGGCGAGCTCGCCACCGCCCAGGCCACCCTCGATGCGCTCGCTCCGGGCGGCATCGATGCGCTGCGCGCGGAACATGTCCGCCTGCAGGCGCGGGCCGCCGAGGCCGCGCAGGCGCTCGCCCGCCTCACCGCTCCCGCCGCGGCGGAGGTCGCCGTGCCCGCCGCTGCCGTTTCCGTCGCCGATGCCGAGGCGGCCGAGGCGGCCGCCGCCCACGCGCTCGCCGCGATCCAGGAGGGGCTGCACCGCGCCCAGCTCGCCGCCGCCAATGGCGAAACCGCGCTCGCCGCCGCCGCGCGCGAGCTGGCCGCCGCGCGCGCCCAGCTTGCGGCCCCGGAACGTGCCCGCCGTATCGCCGCAGCGAGCGCCGCCCTCACCGATGCGCGCGCCGAGCAGCTCACCCTGGCCGCCCGCAGCGAAGCGCTCGCGGCTGAAATCGCCGCGGCCCGCCCCGACATCCTGGAACAGGACGTCGACCGCTTCCGCAGCAGCGCCGAGCAGCTCGAAAAGCGCCATGCCGAGCGCCGCGACCAGCTCGTGCGCCTCGAAATCGAGCTCCAGAGCGAGGGCGCCCAGGGGCTGGAGGCGCGCCGTGCCGAATGCGCCCGCGACCACGCCCGGGCCGCCCGCCGCGCCGCCGAGCTGCGCCGCCGGGCGCAGGCGCTCGATCTGCTGCGCAGCCTGCTGCGCGATCAGCGCCGCGCCCTCACCCGCCGCCTGCAGGCGCCGCTGCAAAAGCACCTCAACCGCTACCTGCAGCTGCTGTTCCCGCACGCCTGCGTCGAGATCGACGACAACCTCGTTCCCGGCCCGCTCACCCGCCCGCTCGCCGGCGCCGGCGGGGGCCTCGAAACCGGCGACTTCGAGGCCCTGAGCTTCGGCGCGCGCGAGCAGATGGGCGTCCTCAGCCGTCTCGCCTATGCCGACCTGCTCGCCGAAGCGGGCCGGCCGACGCTGGTGATCCTCGACGATGCGCTGGTGCATAGCGACGCCGAGCGTCTGGCGCAGATGAAGCGGGTGCTGTTCGATGCCGCCACCCGCCACCAGATCCTGCTGTTTACCTGCCATCCGGCTGCCTGGCGCGATCTGGGCGTGGGGGCGAGGTCGCTGGCGGCGCTGCGCGGGCTGAACGCCGTCGTCTAA
- a CDS encoding DUF6351 family protein produces the protein MKPLPRRFSPIRVLLPVVLLGALAGAVAFGLQDEKAPVRVVAIADETAGEFDPVSIPERYPVALGSVGSARVAGAPPLQYPFLCESTRSGLGQPRVDNRRGHGVAVYAERADGERTERIVGFSRDCGVATRVDYYYKPVGAAHFLPWTPAVRDVELIAHGARRVPFIVRVERGTLNRFLYAIAVLADPGEDPAAPDGRYWNRRLVYLFGGGVGIGRRQGRLSLSKVLDRNLEILAQGYALATSTGNHTSNHYNIGLAGDTALRVKRQFVARYGAPLHTIGLGGSGGGLQQYLFAQNLPGLIDGAIAQYAYPDMVTQTIHVLDCELLEYYFDVAAADPAYWRDHGRRREVGGLNTLEGAANRYAALYPPNFLLQGRWPRLPTGASECVQGWRGLTPLVLNPRFTPLARHYADEVVAAVNWTYWDDLVSIYGRDASGHARRTWDNVGVQYGLQALRSGAISVDAFLDLNARIGGWKPAAQMAPERLWRPFDEVLPLWLSMWGAHNMERAAGRGHRRGVSQRAGVHGVSGHSGDRCPP, from the coding sequence GTGAAACCCTTGCCCCGCCGCTTTTCCCCCATCCGCGTGCTGTTGCCGGTCGTGCTGCTCGGTGCGCTCGCCGGCGCGGTCGCGTTCGGCCTGCAGGATGAAAAGGCGCCCGTCCGGGTGGTCGCGATCGCCGATGAAACCGCGGGTGAATTCGACCCGGTATCGATCCCCGAGCGCTACCCTGTCGCGCTCGGCAGCGTCGGCTCGGCGCGGGTAGCGGGCGCGCCCCCGCTGCAGTATCCGTTCCTGTGCGAGAGCACGCGCTCCGGCCTGGGCCAGCCGCGGGTCGACAACCGGCGCGGCCACGGCGTCGCGGTGTACGCCGAGCGCGCGGACGGCGAACGCACCGAGCGCATCGTCGGCTTCAGCCGCGACTGCGGGGTCGCGACCCGGGTCGATTACTACTACAAGCCGGTCGGCGCGGCGCACTTCCTGCCCTGGACGCCGGCGGTGCGCGACGTCGAGCTGATCGCGCACGGCGCCCGCCGCGTGCCCTTCATCGTCCGCGTCGAGCGCGGCACGCTGAACCGCTTCCTCTACGCCATCGCGGTCCTCGCCGACCCCGGCGAAGATCCCGCGGCGCCGGACGGGCGCTACTGGAACCGGCGCCTGGTCTATCTGTTCGGCGGCGGCGTCGGCATCGGCCGACGGCAGGGGCGGCTGTCGCTGAGCAAGGTGCTCGACCGCAACCTGGAGATCCTCGCCCAGGGCTACGCGCTGGCGACGTCGACCGGCAATCACACCAGCAACCACTACAACATCGGCCTCGCCGGGGATACCGCGCTGCGGGTGAAGCGCCAGTTCGTCGCGCGCTACGGCGCGCCGCTGCATACGATCGGCCTCGGCGGCTCGGGCGGCGGGCTGCAGCAATACCTGTTCGCCCAGAACCTGCCCGGCCTGATCGATGGCGCGATCGCGCAGTACGCCTACCCGGACATGGTGACGCAGACGATCCATGTGCTCGACTGCGAGCTGCTGGAGTACTACTTCGACGTTGCCGCCGCCGACCCGGCGTACTGGCGCGATCATGGTCGCCGGCGCGAGGTCGGCGGACTCAACACGCTCGAGGGCGCCGCCAACCGCTATGCCGCGCTCTATCCGCCCAACTTCCTGCTCCAGGGGCGCTGGCCGCGGCTGCCGACGGGAGCCAGCGAGTGCGTCCAGGGGTGGCGCGGGCTGACCCCGCTGGTGCTCAATCCGCGCTTCACCCCGCTCGCCCGCCACTATGCCGATGAGGTGGTGGCGGCGGTGAACTGGACCTACTGGGACGATCTGGTGTCGATCTACGGCCGCGATGCCAGCGGCCACGCGCGCCGCACCTGGGACAACGTCGGCGTCCAGTACGGGCTGCAGGCCTTGCGCAGCGGGGCCATTTCGGTGGACGCGTTTCTCGACCTGAATGCGCGCATCGGCGGCTGGAAGCCCGCTGCGCAGATGGCGCCGGAACGGCTGTGGCGGCCTTTCGACGAGG